The following proteins come from a genomic window of Longimicrobiales bacterium:
- a CDS encoding sigma-70 family RNA polymerase sigma factor, whose protein sequence is MDAARLFEEHHESLLRYLVRLTGDLDTAHDAAQEAFVRLVSKPPRDTHLRAWLFTVATNVVRAGASTRRRRAALLAAGGARGPHGDPGPTPEDSAIAESDRSRVRAALAALPEKERVMLLMREEGFSHREIAEAVGTTTGSVGTMLARALDRLAALLPLDDDA, encoded by the coding sequence ATGGATGCCGCCCGTCTGTTCGAGGAGCATCATGAGTCACTCCTGCGGTATCTGGTTCGGCTCACCGGCGATCTCGATACGGCGCATGACGCCGCGCAGGAGGCGTTCGTACGGCTCGTGTCGAAGCCGCCCCGCGACACCCATCTGCGGGCCTGGCTGTTCACGGTGGCGACGAACGTGGTGCGTGCAGGCGCCAGCACGAGGAGGCGGAGGGCCGCGCTGCTGGCGGCGGGCGGGGCACGCGGCCCTCACGGCGATCCGGGGCCGACGCCCGAGGACAGCGCGATCGCAGAGTCGGACCGGTCCCGCGTGCGCGCCGCACTGGCCGCACTGCCGGAGAAGGAGCGGGTGATGCTGCTGATGCGCGAGGAGGGATTCTCGCACCGCGAGATTGCGGAAGCCGTCGGCACGACGACGGGGTCGGTAGGCACCATGCTGGCCCGTGCACTGGACCGCCTGGCCGCGCTGCTGCCGCTGGATGACGATGCATGA